In Achromobacter pestifer, the DNA window CGAGCGCCCAGCCGGGCTCGAGCGGCCGGCCATGGTTGGCGTAGTCGTGGATCTTGCCCATGGCGACCTGGCTGGTGGCCATGTCCAGCACGAACGGTTCGTCCGCGGTAGGCACGCCGATGGCGATCGGGTTGGTGCCGATCAGGGCGTGGCGGCCGCCCCAGGGATGGACCAGGGCCTCGCTGGTCGACAGGGCCAGGAGGATCTGGCCCTCGCGCGCCGCTTGCTCCGCGTAGAGCGCCAGCATGCCGATATGGTTGTTGTTGCTTACCGCCGCGATGGCGATTCCGGTCTCGCGGGCGCGTTCGCGGATCTGGTCCAGGGCTGCCAGCGCGATCACCGGACCCAGGCCGCGTTCACCATCCATGTCCAGGAAGGCAGGGGAGCGCCAGACGGCCGTGCCGCGGGTTTTCGGGTCGGCCACGCCGTTGCGGATGCGTTCGATGATGCGCGGCAGGCGCAGCAGGCCGTGGGACGCGCGGCCGCGCAATTCGGCTTCAAGCAGCAGGTCGGTCTGCGTCGCGGCGTGGTCGGCCGGGGTTCCGGCCAGTTCCAGCGCACGGATGCAGACCTTCCTTGCCTCCCCCATTTTTATCGTTGTCGTCATAGTGTCATTGAGTTGTTAAATCCGATCGGATCTGAAATACGATCTGATTTATGCTAACCTCGTAACAAATTGGACGTCAACACATTGTTGGCAAATCAGGGTGAAACAATCATGACGACGCTCTCTCGCGGTTCCGCAGCCGTACCCTCGACCACGCCGGCAGCCAGCCAGCGCCTGGGCGAGCGCGTGCGGTCCTTGGGCGATGAGGTCTATGAAACGCTGCTGTCGCAGCTCATTTCCTTGAAGATCGCGCCCGGCATGCGTATCGCGGTCGATGCGCTAGTGCGTGAACTGGGCGTGTCGCAAACGCCGATACGCGCCGCGCTGATCCGGCTTGAAACCGAAGGCCTCGTGGTCAAGACGCATCACGTGGGCTACAGCGCGGCGCCCATGCCTACGCGCAGACGCTTTGAGCAGATGTATGAACTGCGCTTGCAGCTGGAGCCATTCGGGGCGGGGTTGGCAGCGCAACGCATGACGGACGCATCGCTGCAGGAACTGGCCGCGCTGTCCGCGGCGATGAGCGCCCCGAGCGCCGATGACGCGCGCGTGGCCTATGGCAAATTCGCCGTGCTCGACGCGCAGTTCCACTCCTGGATCGCGGAACAGAGCGGCAATGAACTGCTTGCCGAAGCGCTGGCCCGGCTATACGCGCATACCCATCTGTTCCGGCTGCGCTTTCACTCGCGGGTCACGGAAGAGGCCGTGACCGAGCACGCGCGCATCGTGCGGGCGCTGAACGAGCGTAACGCCGAAGGCGCGCAAGAGGCCATGCGGGACCACATCCTGAGGTCGCGCGAGCGCATGGCGCCCTATTTCGAAATGCTGGATTAGCGCGCGGCGGGGCCGGGCTTTTGCTCGCGCAGGCTGATCCCGTCCCGTATCTTCCGGAAACCGGCCAGGGCCGAGGGCATGTCGTCGCGCGTCGTGGTGCAGCTCATGGCGACGCGCAGGGTAGCGGTATCCAGCAGGGCCTTGTATTCCAGCAGGGGCGTGCCGTCCAGTCTGGCGCCAGCGGGCGCGACATAGTCGGTGCCCCGGGCGCCTTGCAGCTCAAAGCCGCTGCGCTGCTCGGGCGATTCGCCCTGCGCGGCCAGGATCGTCTCGGCCGCGGCCATGCGCTGCGCGGCGGAGAGCGG includes these proteins:
- a CDS encoding Ldh family oxidoreductase: MGEARKVCIRALELAGTPADHAATQTDLLLEAELRGRASHGLLRLPRIIERIRNGVADPKTRGTAVWRSPAFLDMDGERGLGPVIALAALDQIRERARETGIAIAAVSNNNHIGMLALYAEQAAREGQILLALSTSEALVHPWGGRHALIGTNPIAIGVPTADEPFVLDMATSQVAMGKIHDYANHGRPLEPGWALDGAGDPTTDAEAAKAGALAPFGEAKGYALGLAFEVLVASLTASALGNAVKGTLDSSEICNKGDVFIAIEAGSGVIANRITRYLDDIRACPALLPERPVAVPGDRARAERRLRLDAGIELADEVWRRILDLAQCTA
- a CDS encoding GntR family transcriptional regulator, producing MTTLSRGSAAVPSTTPAASQRLGERVRSLGDEVYETLLSQLISLKIAPGMRIAVDALVRELGVSQTPIRAALIRLETEGLVVKTHHVGYSAAPMPTRRRFEQMYELRLQLEPFGAGLAAQRMTDASLQELAALSAAMSAPSADDARVAYGKFAVLDAQFHSWIAEQSGNELLAEALARLYAHTHLFRLRFHSRVTEEAVTEHARIVRALNERNAEGAQEAMRDHILRSRERMAPYFEMLD